The genomic interval AAACCGCAGAGGCGCTGACGCTGAAGGATTTTCTCAGCGGTTTGATAAAGAGCTTTTTCTTCGCGATCATTATCGCCTTGGTCGGTGCGTTCGAAGGATTTCACGTCGCCGGCGGAGCCGAGGGGGTCGGCAAGGCCACCACAACCGCAGTGGTGCGCTCCATCTTTTTGATCATTCTGGCGGATATGGTGTTTACCGCGCTGTTTTATTCGACGTTTTGAATCCGCCCTGAGCAGGGATGCCGGTTTATGATCGGCGCACGATAACAACCTTCACCACCAGGACCATGTCTCAGACTCCGATTATTCAAATCATCGATCTGCGAACGAATTATGGCGGCAAGGAGATCCTCAAAGGCATCACGCTGGATCTCTATGCCAACGAGACCTTTGTCATCCTGGGCCGCTCAGGCTGTGGGAAAAGCACTTTGCTTCGTCATCTGGTGGGTTTGGAAACGCCCACCACCGGCCGCATTCTGATCAAGGGGGTGGATATGGCCAGCGCGGCTGAGCCGGAACGGAACCGCGTGTTGCGCAAGGTGGGCATGCTTTTCCAGGGCGCCGCACTGTTCAACTCGATGACCGTGGCAGAGAACGTCGGGCTTCCCCTGCAGGAGCATACGCCCCTCGAGCCTTCCACCGTAAAAATCATGACAAGGCTCAAACTGGATCTCGTCGGCCTGTCCGGCTATGAGAATTTCATGCCTGCTCAGCTTTCCGGCGGCATGAAAAAGCGGGCGGCCCTGGCCCGAGCCCTGGCTATGGATCCGGACATCCTATTCTGCGATGAGCCCTCCGCCGGCCTGGATCCAATCGTCGCTGCGGGCATCGATCATCTGATCCTAAAACTGCACAAGGCCTTTAAAATGACCATCGTGGTGGTCACCCATGAATTGGCTTCGGTGTTTTTGATCGCTGACCGCGTTGCGCTGCTGCATGAGGGCAACGTGGTTTTCTGCGGCACCCTGGCGGAACTGAAGAGCAGTCATCATCCCTATGTTCGTCAGTTTTTAGAGCGCAGGCCGGATGAGCAGGTTCCGGACAGCGAGAGCTATCTGAAAAGTCTGGTCGGATAATGGGGGTGGCCGATCTTATGTTTTGCAGGCGAATCTGCGGAATGCACAACATCATCTAAAGGGTGGTTATGGATCATCGGCCCAGTGAAATCAAAGCAGGCATTTTCATCCTGGTCAGTTTGCTGGTTCTGGTTTTTTTTCTTGTCGTTATCCTCGATCTGACCCGTTGGGAAAAAACGGTCACCTATCGGACCAGTTTCAGCTATGTGGGCGGCATCGAGGAAGGCTCTCTCGTGCGGCTGGCCGGCATGGAGGTGGGGCGGGTGGTGGGATTCTCCCATCCTTCGGACAGCTCCGCCGGCATCCAAGTGCTGCTGGAGGTGAACGAGTCCACACCCATCCGTGCAAACAGCGAGGCATTCCTCAGCACCATCGGGCTCATGGGCTCCTATTATGTCGAAATCACTCCGGGTACGCCCGAAGCGCCCCGTCTTCGCTCCGGCGCTTTGATCCCCAGCAGAGAGGTGACCGGCTTGGCCCAGATGTCCGGCCCTATGACGGATATGACCAGCCAAGCTACGGTGCTGCTGAAGCGGCTGAATGAACTGCTGAACGACGACAACCGGCGCAATCTAAGTGAGATGTTGACGACTCTGAACCGCGTCACCGCCGACAACGCCGATCAAGTGAAGCTTTTAGTGGAAAACGTCAATCGTCTGACGCTGAATTTAAATCGGACTGCGATCCAGGTGAACACCCTTCTCGCCGCCAATGACAGCTCTTTGCAGAAGACGATGCAGCAGGTGCAGGTCCTCCTGGGGGAGAGCCAGACGATGGTGGCGCAGCTGAATCAGACGCTGCAAACCGTGAACAGCGCCATGGTGGATCATCGCCAGGAGTTGGCGCAGATACTGGATCACTCTGCGCGGTTGACGCGCAATCTTCAGGAGTTCAGCCAGACCATCAAGGAGCAGCCGTGGAATCTGGTGCGCAAGAACTATGCGCCGGAAAGAAAGTTGCCCTGACGTCGGCATGAGATGAATAAAGGATGAACCATGAACAGAATCGGTTGGCTTTGTGCTGCGTTGCTCCTGGTCGCCTGCGGGCACGTGCCGCAAACCCGCTACTATGTGATCGCGGCGCCGGAGCCACAACCCGG from bacterium carries:
- a CDS encoding MCE family protein, producing the protein MDHRPSEIKAGIFILVSLLVLVFFLVVILDLTRWEKTVTYRTSFSYVGGIEEGSLVRLAGMEVGRVVGFSHPSDSSAGIQVLLEVNESTPIRANSEAFLSTIGLMGSYYVEITPGTPEAPRLRSGALIPSREVTGLAQMSGPMTDMTSQATVLLKRLNELLNDDNRRNLSEMLTTLNRVTADNADQVKLLVENVNRLTLNLNRTAIQVNTLLAANDSSLQKTMQQVQVLLGESQTMVAQLNQTLQTVNSAMVDHRQELAQILDHSARLTRNLQEFSQTIKEQPWNLVRKNYAPERKLP
- a CDS encoding ATP-binding cassette domain-containing protein, encoding MSQTPIIQIIDLRTNYGGKEILKGITLDLYANETFVILGRSGCGKSTLLRHLVGLETPTTGRILIKGVDMASAAEPERNRVLRKVGMLFQGAALFNSMTVAENVGLPLQEHTPLEPSTVKIMTRLKLDLVGLSGYENFMPAQLSGGMKKRAALARALAMDPDILFCDEPSAGLDPIVAAGIDHLILKLHKAFKMTIVVVTHELASVFLIADRVALLHEGNVVFCGTLAELKSSHHPYVRQFLERRPDEQVPDSESYLKSLVG